The genomic DNA CCAGGTTTCGCCGCTGTAGTGGTTACGCTGGGTGCCCAGGTAGCCGTCGAACAGCTTGTGCGGAGTGACCGCCGGGTTGATCAGCAGGGCATTGAGGCCATGGCGCTCGGCCAGATGGGTGGCATAGTAGCCGCCGAGCGAACTGCCGACCAGCAGGGGCGCCCCCAGCTCGGCGATGGCAGCTTCGAGCTGCGCAATGGCCTGGCGCGGGTGATGGTGCAAGGCGGGTACGCGCAACCGGCCTGACAGGCCTAGCTGCTGCATCACAGCTTCGAGCTGACGCGCCTTGGTGGAGAGCGGTGAGCTGTTCAAGCCATGGATATAGAGGATGTAACCCGACATGCTGCCCCCGGAATCTTTGGCTTCGCGCCCGATGGTGGGGGCGCAGGGATGCGCAGTGTAGCGTGTTCGCCGTGTTTTGGCGCAGCGGCGGGGTTTTCGCAACAATTTTTGGGCTGCACGGGCCCCCTGGGGTCAATAGCCAGGGCTATCAAAATCGAGTTTCACCTCGAAGTCCGTGGCCCGCCGCACCCCGGTCTCCAGCCGCCCGTCGGCATGCAGGCGCAACCACCGGTAACCTGGCTGCTCCTCGCTCACCTTGAAGTCTTCGCTGCGAGCGGCGAACTGTATGCAGGTCGATGGCGTGGCCAGCAGGCGCAAACCGCCACGCAGCTCATCCCACTCCTGATGAATATGCCCCCAAAGCAGCGCCTTCACCTGTGGATAACCCTCAAGCCGGCGCAATAACTCGTCTGCATTGCGCAAACCGATCGGTGCGATCCAGGCGCAGCCGATATCCACAGGTTGATGGTGGCAGCAGACCAGGCAATGGCGCCCGCCTGCCGACAAGAGCGCATCATCGAGCAGCGACAGCTGTGACGGCTCAAGCTGCCCATGGGTCGCACCCTGCACCGCCGAATTGAGCATGATGATACGCCAGGCGCCGATATCGGTTACCGCCTGCACCAGCTCCGGCGCCACCTCGGCCATGACCCTGGCTTCATCATGATTACCCGGCAACCAGCGCGCCGGCACGGCGAAGTCACCCGTCAGATCAAGAAACGCCTGATACGAGGCAACACTGCCATCCTGCGAAAGATCACCGGTGCACAGCAGCAAATCGATACACGGCTGTTCGCGGCGCACCTGGGCGATCACATGGCGCAGGCTGTCGCGCGTGCGCAGCCCCAGCAGCGTGCCCGCAGGGTCAGCGAACAGGTGAGCGTCAGTCAATTGCACCACGCATACGGGTGCCTGAGAGGGGTCTGGGTGCGGCACCGGCCGTCTCCTCGGGGAATTCAGCACGAATTATGGCGTTGGATTGGTTGCGAGCAAATAGTCGAAACCGACCGGCATCACATTTCAGCGCACACTTGCCAGCTCGTGACCACACGCGAGGCAGTGGCTCAGCCATTCCCCGAGAAACAGATTGAGCTGGGCCTTTTCATCCGGCTGGTGCATGGACTGGTTGGGATACGGATAGATGCTGCGCAGGCGCCGGGTATGCTCGGCGCTGACCACTTCGGCCATGCGCGCATCGTGGTACACCTGCACCTCCAGGTGGGGCACTGGCAGCCAAGGCAGGCTGTGCTCCTGGCGCACCCGCAGGGTGGTGGTGTAGGGACAGGCCAGCACCACATCGAGCACCAGCACGCCGAGCATCTGGTCGCCCTGGGTCATGCCGATACGGCGCGAACTCTGGGTGGTACGCATGTCGGGCAGCAGGCGCATGAGCCGGGCGTAGTTGGCTTCGCAGGCTGCCTGCAGCCCGGCCAGATCGACCCGATAACGCTCACGCAGCAGGTTCACTTCCACATACCTCGTACTTCATCTCTGTTGAGCGCCAGCCATTGCAGGCCAATGATCGTCGCCGCATTGCAGATACGCCCATCGCGCACAGCCTGCAAGGCATCTTCGAACGACCAGACCCGCACGCGGATATCCTCGCCCTCTTCTTCCAGGCCGTGCAGCCCCCCGGCGCCTTCGCTGCTGCAGCGGCCAAGGAACAGGTGCACGTATTCATCACTGCCACCGGGCGAGGGGAAATAACGGGTCATCGGCCACAGGGCGCTGAAGGTCAGACCGGCTTCTTCTTCGGCTTCACGATGAGCGACCTCTTCAGGCTGTTCATCCTTGTCGATCAGGCCGGCGACCATCTCGATCAGCCAGGGATTGTCGACTTTATCCAGCGCGCCGACGCGAAACTGCTCGATCAACACTACTTCATCGCGCAGTGGATCGTAAGGCAGCACGCAAACGGCATCATGACGCACGAACAGTTCGCGGCTGATCTCGCGGCCCATGCCGCCGGCAAACAGCTCATGGCGCAGGCGAAGCTTGTCGAGCTTGTAGAAGCCCTGGAAGCAATTGGCCCGTTCGATGATGTCGAAGCCCTTGGGCACTGAATTCAACGCGTCTGACATGGAAATCCTCATTACCTCAAATACTGCTTCGCGCCATCCTACTCTGCACGCCTGCCTGTTTCACCCCTTTCCGGTAACCGTTCGCGCAGTCGGGACAGCGGCTCTTCTCTCTGTTAGCTTAGTGGCGAACTGAAGGCCGCGCAGGCGGTCAAAGGCCGACTTTTCCCTGTATTGCAAGGATCATCATGACACTTGTCAAACTGACTGCCGTGGCTGTGCTGGCCTTGGCCCTCGGTGCCTGCCAGAGCCTGTTCGCGCCGAATTACCGTGCCCCGCTGGAGGTAAAGCGCGACGCCTGGGAGCACGTAAAGCCAGGTTGCAGCGAGAGTGACTGCCCACTGGTGAACATTGACACCATTCACTTCCCGGACCTGCCCAAGCTCGACGGCATCGTCGAAAAACGCCTGCTGCAACTGACCGAAGACAACCAGCATGGCACCGCGCCAAGCACTTTGCAGGCGTATGAGCAGCAATACCTGGCCACCGCCGACAAACGCAACAGCAGCTACCTGCAAGCCAAGGTACGAGAACAGCATGACGGGCTGGTGATCATCGAGCTGTCCAGCTACCTCGACAGCGGCGGCGCCCATGGCATGCCAGGCCGGGGCTTCATCAACTATTCGCGCAAGCTGGACAAGGTACTGACCCTGCAAGACATGCTGGTCCCGGGCCAGGAAGATACCTTCTGGAAAACGGTCGAAGAATCGCACCGCGCCTGGCTGATCAGCGTGGGCATGGACAAGGATGCCGAGTTCGTCAAGACCTGGCCGTTCAAGAAGTCGCCGCACATCGCTCTGACATACGGCGCAGTGGTGGTCAAATATGAGGTCTATACCATCGCGCCCTATTCCATGGGCCACGTGGAACTG from Pseudomonas putida includes the following:
- a CDS encoding YqiA/YcfP family alpha/beta fold hydrolase, with the translated sequence MSGYILYIHGLNSSPLSTKARQLEAVMQQLGLSGRLRVPALHHHPRQAIAQLEAAIAELGAPLLVGSSLGGYYATHLAERHGLNALLINPAVTPHKLFDGYLGTQRNHYSGETWELTHDHVQALAELEVPAPTDASRYQVWLQTADETLDYRHAERYYRACALRIQAGGDHGYQGFAEQIPALLAFAGVARGQYAALDFSVF
- the cpdA gene encoding 3',5'-cyclic-AMP phosphodiesterase, which produces MPHPDPSQAPVCVVQLTDAHLFADPAGTLLGLRTRDSLRHVIAQVRREQPCIDLLLCTGDLSQDGSVASYQAFLDLTGDFAVPARWLPGNHDEARVMAEVAPELVQAVTDIGAWRIIMLNSAVQGATHGQLEPSQLSLLDDALLSAGGRHCLVCCHHQPVDIGCAWIAPIGLRNADELLRRLEGYPQVKALLWGHIHQEWDELRGGLRLLATPSTCIQFAARSEDFKVSEEQPGYRWLRLHADGRLETGVRRATDFEVKLDFDSPGY
- a CDS encoding DUF1249 domain-containing protein; translation: MEVNLLRERYRVDLAGLQAACEANYARLMRLLPDMRTTQSSRRIGMTQGDQMLGVLVLDVVLACPYTTTLRVRQEHSLPWLPVPHLEVQVYHDARMAEVVSAEHTRRLRSIYPYPNQSMHQPDEKAQLNLFLGEWLSHCLACGHELASVR
- a CDS encoding NUDIX domain-containing protein; the protein is MSDALNSVPKGFDIIERANCFQGFYKLDKLRLRHELFAGGMGREISRELFVRHDAVCVLPYDPLRDEVVLIEQFRVGALDKVDNPWLIEMVAGLIDKDEQPEEVAHREAEEEAGLTFSALWPMTRYFPSPGGSDEYVHLFLGRCSSEGAGGLHGLEEEGEDIRVRVWSFEDALQAVRDGRICNAATIIGLQWLALNRDEVRGMWK
- a CDS encoding RsiV family protein codes for the protein MTLVKLTAVAVLALALGACQSLFAPNYRAPLEVKRDAWEHVKPGCSESDCPLVNIDTIHFPDLPKLDGIVEKRLLQLTEDNQHGTAPSTLQAYEQQYLATADKRNSSYLQAKVREQHDGLVIIELSSYLDSGGAHGMPGRGFINYSRKLDKVLTLQDMLVPGQEDTFWKTVEESHRAWLISVGMDKDAEFVKTWPFKKSPHIALTYGAVVVKYEVYTIAPYSMGHVELKLPYPRLNGVLKPELFPGRG